CTCGATGCCGTCCGCGACCTGGCCCGGCGCCTGGGCGGCGTGCCGGTGATCCTGCAGCGGCGGGACGATCTCATGCTGGACGCGACGCTGGTCCTGGGGCAAGATTGGTCGGACTACCGCTGGCCCGAGCCCTGATCCCGCGCACGACGAGGTGAACCGATGTCCCTCCACCGCAAGTCATTCAAGACGATCGTGCTGGCGATCCTGCTGGGCATCGCCGTGGGCACCCTGCTCGGCGACCTGCTGGGCATCGTGCTCCCGGACGGCATTCCCCGCGACGTCCTCACCTACTCGCGCAGCTTCACCCTCGAGCCCTTCACGGTGAACCTGCTGGTGGTGAGCTTCACCCTGGGCTTCAGCCTCACCTTCAACCTGCTCTCCGTGCTGGGCATCTTCGTGATGATCCAGCTCCTCAAGTGGGCGTGGTAGCGTTCATCGGCGGCGTGGGCGGGCAGGAGCTCCTGCTCGTGCTGGCCATCGCGCTGGTGGTCTTCGGGCCGAAGCGTCTGCCCGAGATCGCGCGGACGCTGAGCCGCGTCACGGCGCAGCTGCGCGACGCGAACCGCGAGCTCCGTCGCGAGCTCTACAGCAGCGTGGATCCCGACGCGGAGGCCGCCTCGCGCCGCGCGAGCGAGGCCGCGCGCCAGGCGCGGGAGCTGCCCACGGCGGCCGCCGACCCGACGCCCGTCGAGACACCCGTCACGGCAGTCGCCGCGGCGCCGGCCGATCCCGACGCGCCCTACCGAGACGCGGAGGCCGAGGCGGAGCAGGCGCGTCGCGCGACCGAGCCCGCCGACGACCCCGCAAACGACGAGGCGGACCCGGACAACCCCGGATCCGCCTCCTAGTCCGCCGGCGTCGTCGCCCCGGCCGGGCGACTACTTGTAGTACTGGTCCCTGTAGTCCTTCACCGGGAAGCGCTTCTTGAGCTCGGTCATCCAGCTCTCGAAGAAGCGCTGCTGCGCGCTGCTCAGCAGGCGCTCGCGGATCTTGTCGCGCTCCGTGGGGAAGCTGGTCTTGTCCGACTCCGGCTTGGTCAGCAGGGTGAAGACGTAGGCGCCTTCCTGGGTCTCGACCACGCCGCTGGTCTCGCCCGGGTTCATGATGAAGGCCGCGTCCTGGAAGGCCCCCTGGCGCCCCACGCCGGGGATGTAGTCGCGGCGGGCGAAGGGGTCGGTCTCGACCGCCTCGAGCCCCAGCTCCTTGGCGGCCGCGTCGAGACTGGCGCCGGCGTCGATGGCGGCGCGCAGGGCGGCGGCCTTCTGGCGGGCGACGGCGCGCTGCTGGCTCTCGCGCCAGTCGCGCGTGACCTTGTCGCGCTCGGTGTCGAAGTCGGACGGCCCGGCGGGCAGGACCTCCATGAGCTGCACCAGGTAGTCCGCGTCGCGCGCGGCGAAGCTCTTGGTGATCTCGCCGGGCTTCATGCGCTCCACGCGCGACTTCACGGAGCTGTTGAAGCCGATGCCCTCGATGGACTGGCGCTGCGTGAAGGGGGGCGGGCTCAGCACCTCGACGCCGAGCGATGCGGCCGCGGTGGCCAGGGAGCCGTCGCGCGTGGCCTGGGCGTAGAGCGAGTCGGCCAGGGTCGTCAGGCTGTCCTGCGTGGCGAAGCTGGGCTCCACCCGCAGGAGGATGTGCCGCGCGGACACCTCTTCCTGGCCGGCCTCGTCGCGCTTGCCGTCCAGCTTGATGAGGTGATAGCCGAAGCGGGTGCGCACGGGCTGGCTGACCTCGCCCTCCTTGAGCGCGAAGGCGGCCTGCTCGAAGGCC
Above is a genomic segment from Candidatus Latescibacterota bacterium containing:
- a CDS encoding DUF4321 domain-containing protein encodes the protein MSLHRKSFKTIVLAILLGIAVGTLLGDLLGIVLPDGIPRDVLTYSRSFTLEPFTVNLLVVSFTLGFSLTFNLLSVLGIFVMIQLLKWAW
- a CDS encoding twin-arginine translocase TatA/TatE family subunit; this encodes MVAFIGGVGGQELLLVLAIALVVFGPKRLPEIARTLSRVTAQLRDANRELRRELYSSVDPDAEAASRRASEAARQARELPTAAADPTPVETPVTAVAAAPADPDAPYRDAEAEAEQARRATEPADDPANDEADPDNPGSAS